A single region of the Melospiza melodia melodia isolate bMelMel2 chromosome 7 unlocalized genomic scaffold, bMelMel2.pri SUPER_7_unloc_1, whole genome shotgun sequence genome encodes:
- the LOC134432802 gene encoding class II histocompatibility antigen, B-L beta chain-like: MGRGAAAGALLVALVVLGAPPAAGAELSGVFQRMTKSECYFINGTEKVRYVQRSIYNRDQFIMFDSDVGHFVGFTPYGEKLAKRWNSNAVFMEDRRTAVDWFCRCWYKNFTPFLTERRVSPSVSISLVPPSSSQPCPGRLLCSVMDFYPAAIQVRWFQGQQELSENVVATDVLPNGDWTYQLLVLLETPRRRGLSYSCQVEHVSLEQPLRRHWEMPPDAARSKMLTGIGGFVLGFVFLALGLGFSLR; encoded by the exons atggggcgaggggcggcagctggggccctgctggtggcactggtggtgctgggagcccccccggctgcgggcgcggagctctcag GGGTGTTCCAAAGGATGACAAAGTCCGAGTGTTACTTCATTAACGGCACGGAGAAGGTGAGGTACGTCCAGAGATCCATCTACAACCGGGATCAGTTCATAATGTTCGACAGCGACGTGGGGCACTTTGTGGGGTTCACCCCCTATGGGGAGAAGTTGGCCAAGCGCTGGAACAGCAACGCGGTATTCATGGAGGACAGACGGACTGCGGTGGACTGGTTCTGCCGGTGCTGGTACAAGAATTTTACCCCGTTCCTCACGGAGCGCCGAG tgtcccccagcgtgtccatctcgctggtgcccccctcgagctcccagccctgccccggccgcctgctctgctccgtgatggatttctaccctgctgccatccaagtgaggtggttccagggccagcaggagctctcggagaacgtggtggccaccgacgtgctccccaacggggactggacctaccagctgctggtgctgctggaaacgccgcgccggcgcgggctcagctacagctgccaggtggagcacgtcagcctggagcagcccctgaggcggcactggg agatgccgccggacgccgcccgcagcaagatgctgacgggcatcgggggcttcgtcttgggcttcgtcttcctggcactggggctcggcttctccctgcgc